In Bacteroides sp., the following are encoded in one genomic region:
- a CDS encoding SusE domain-containing protein, which yields MKRIAIILTLIFGVFLFHSCEEEELMTMDLSKTVSPQITSPTTGASLVLTQETAGDVISITWSAANYEADFVADANYILQMDVAGNNFANPRDLIDTDGLAYETTQGAVNSRILGMEFAPNTEVTLEYRVFSYLTRQSEATYAFSDPISITFTTYEAVIPGAKPIYMLGSGTEAGWDNTAALEMYYIEEGVFSLVAHLHEDGDMVKFISVLGQWAPQWGAVPGGTSTEGELILRPTEDDPDPNPIMITDLEIGDYRVTADTANLTYSIVKVTEELYLLGSATEAGWDNTGALAMTKDAPGMFSITTTLTAGEDMFFKFIEVLGQWAPQYGTNVEGTAEGGQLVFRETESVPDPPAIPAPDVTGTYKIEVNLSNLTYTVTAQ from the coding sequence ATGAAAAGAATAGCAATCATTCTCACGCTCATATTCGGAGTGTTCCTGTTTCACTCCTGCGAGGAAGAAGAGCTTATGACCATGGATCTATCCAAGACCGTAAGCCCGCAGATTACCTCTCCCACAACCGGGGCGAGCCTGGTGCTCACCCAGGAGACAGCTGGGGATGTGATCAGCATCACCTGGTCAGCAGCTAATTACGAGGCCGACTTCGTTGCCGATGCAAACTACATTCTCCAGATGGATGTGGCCGGCAACAACTTTGCCAACCCACGCGACTTGATCGACACCGATGGACTCGCTTACGAGACGACCCAGGGCGCAGTGAACAGTCGTATCCTCGGGATGGAATTTGCCCCCAATACGGAAGTCACCCTCGAGTATCGGGTTTTTTCGTACCTGACCCGCCAGTCGGAAGCCACCTATGCCTTCTCAGACCCCATCTCCATTACCTTCACCACTTACGAAGCGGTGATTCCCGGGGCCAAGCCCATCTATATGCTTGGTAGTGGCACAGAAGCCGGCTGGGATAATACAGCTGCTCTTGAGATGTATTACATTGAGGAGGGTGTATTTTCACTGGTAGCCCATCTGCACGAAGATGGCGATATGGTGAAGTTCATTTCCGTGCTGGGTCAATGGGCACCGCAATGGGGCGCAGTTCCGGGCGGCACTTCCACCGAAGGCGAACTGATCCTCAGGCCAACTGAAGACGATCCCGACCCAAACCCCATCATGATCACCGATCTTGAAATTGGCGATTACCGGGTGACTGCCGACACAGCTAACCTGACTTACAGCATCGTGAAGGTGACCGAAGAACTCTATCTGCTGGGTAGTGCCACTGAAGCCGGCTGGGACAATACAGGTGCCCTTGCCATGACCAAGGACGCCCCGGGGATGTTTAGCATCACCACCACACTGACGGCAGGCGAAGACATGTTCTTCAAGTTTATTGAGGTCCTCGGACAGTGGGCGCCACAGTATGGCACCAACGTTGAGGGAACCGCTGAAGGAGGACAACTGGTGTTCCGTGAAACCGAAAGCGTTCCCGACCCGCCTGCCATCCCGGCCCCCGATGTTACCGGAACCTATAAGATTGAAGTGAACCTGAGCAACCTGACCTATACGGTTACGGCGCAGTAA